The Lycium barbarum isolate Lr01 chromosome 9, ASM1917538v2, whole genome shotgun sequence genome has a segment encoding these proteins:
- the LOC132611395 gene encoding protein NRT1/ PTR FAMILY 5.1, protein MEANNDYTQDGTVDLRGQPVLAEKTGKWKACSFLVGYEAFERMAFYGIASNLVVYLTTQLHEDTVSSVRNVNNWSGSVWITPLLGAYVADTYLGRFWTFTISSLIYVMGMVLLTMAVSIKFLKPPSCENGVCNKATASQIAFFYTSLYIIAIGAGGTKPNISTFGADQFDDFNPHEKKLKVSFFNWWMFGTFAGALLATIGLVYIQENLSWGLGYGIPTVGLIFSLIIFYIGTPTYRHKVRKSRHPATDLLRVPIVAFANRNIELPKDPSQLHELDMQYYFSTGKRQVHHTPVFRFLDKAAIKRDSNTGSRLPCTVTQVEGAKLITGMAMIWLVTLIPSIIWSQINTLFVKQGTTLDRHLGSTFQIPAASLGSFVTLTMLLSVPMYDQYFVPFMRKKTGNPRGITLLQRLGTGFLIQILAIAVAYAMEVRRMYVIKMHHIKGPKEIVPMTIFCLLPQYVLLGVADVFNAIGLLEFFYDQSPEDMQSLGTTFFTSGIGLGNFLNSFLVTIVHKITGRNGGKTWIGDNMNDSHLDYYYGFILVMSTLNLGAFLWASNKYIYKRESTEMKDEFVELEGKPIDLLP, encoded by the exons ATGGAAGCTAACAATGATTACACACAAGATGGCACGGTTGATCTTCGAGGTCAACCTGTGCTTGCTGAGAAAACTGGCAAATGGAAAGCTTGTTCTTTCCTTGTAG GGTATGAAGCATTTGAGAGGATGGCTTTCTATGGAATAGCTTCAAACCTAGTGGTGTACTTAACAACCCAACTTCATGAAGACACTGTTTCATCAGTTAGAAATGTGAATAACTGGTCTGGATCTGTTTGGATTACACCTCTTCTTGGAGCTTATGTTGCTGACACTTACCTGGGTCGCTTCTGGACTTTCACTATCTCTTCGCTTATTTACGTCATG GGAATGGTCCTTTTGACAATGGCTGTATCAATTAAATTCTTGAAGCCACCAAGTTGTGAAAATGGAGTATGCAACAAGGCCACTGCATCTCAAATTGCCTTCTTCTACACATCCCTATACATAATAGCCATTGGGGCAGGTGGAACAAAGCCTAATATATCCACGTTTGGTGCTGACCAATTCGACGACTTTAATCCACATGAAAAAAAGCTAAAAGTTTCCTTCTTCAATTGGTGGATGTTCGGTACTTTTGCTGGTGCTTTACTTGCAACAATAGGCCTTGTTTACATCCAAGAAAACTTGAGCTGGGGATTAGGATATGGAATTCCAACTGTTGGTCTAATATTTTCACTAATTATTTTCTACATAGGAACCCCAACGTACAGGCATAAAGTTAGAAAGTCTCGGCATCCTGCTACGGACCTACTTCGTGTTCCTATTGTTGCATTTGCCAACAGGAATATTGAGCTCCCTAAGGATCCCTCCCAGCTTCATGAACTTGATATGCAATACTATTTCAGTACTGGAAAACGCCAAGTCCATCACACTCCAGTATTTCG GTTCTTGGACAAAGCGGCAATCAAACGAGACAGTAATACAGGATCAAGGTTACCATGCACAGTGACTCAGGTTGAAGGAGCCAAATTGATCACAGGAATGGCCATGATATGGCTAGTAACCCTAATCCCTAGCATCATTTGGTCACAAATAAACACTCTCTTTGTCAAACAAGGTACCACCTTGGACAGACACTTGGGATCAACATTTCAGATTCCAGCAGCATCATTAGGAAGCTTTGTGACTCTCACAATGCTATTGTCTGTGCCCATGTACGATCAATATTTCGTGCCTTTTATGCGCAAGAAAACTGGAAATCCTAGGGGAATCACATTACTCCAGAGGCTGGGAACTGGATTCCTCATCCAAATTCTAGCCATAGCGGTTGCTTATGCGATGGAAGTCAGAAGGATGTACGTCATTAAAATGCATCACATTAAGGGGCCTAAAGAAATAGTCCCTATGACCATATTTTGTTTGTTGCCTCAATATGTGCTATTGGGTGTGGCGGATGTGTTCAATGCCATAGGGTTGCTGGAATTTTTCTATGATCAGTCACCAGAAGACATGCAAAGCCTCGGCACGACATTTTTTACTAGTGGCATTGGACTTGGAAATTTCTTGAATAGCTTTTTGGTGACGATAGTGCATAAAATTACAGGGAGAAATGGAGGAAAGACCTGGATTGGTGACAATATGAATGACTCACACTTGGATTATTACTATGGTTTCATCTTGGTCATGTCTACCTTAAATTTGGGAGCATTTTTGTGGGCATCCAATAAATATATCTACAAAAGGGAATCTACGGAAATGAAAGATGAATTTGTAGAGTTGGAAGGCAAACCCATAGACCTTCTTCCATAG